From Panicum hallii strain FIL2 chromosome 2, PHallii_v3.1, whole genome shotgun sequence, a single genomic window includes:
- the LOC112881897 gene encoding endoglucanase 24 translates to MGSKYTRGCCGWLIVALIAALVATAAMFAIMKRKPGGRGRHMKPLPVPGPPGAIDSKYGDALGVALQFFQVQKSGKLENNQIPWRGDSALTDGKEAGLDLSKGMYDAGDHMKFTFPMAFTATVLAWSVLEYGDQMSAAKQLDPALDALKWITDFLIAAHPSDNVLYIQVGDPDLDHNCWERPETMTEKRPLTQISKKSPGSDVAAEAAAAMAAASMVFKSSDTTYSDVLLQHAQKLFTFADTYRGLSSESYPKLQDFYNSTGYVDELLWAASWLYHATGDQTYLSYVTVQNGKTYADWGRPTWFSWDDKNPGTQVLLSRLNFFGSKQISNAENEGLKSYRDTAEAVICGLIPDSPQATASRTGGGLIWISGWNSLQHATNAAFLALVYSDYMLSTRTAEVQCSGKYYSPTDIRNFAASQANYILGDNPMKLSYLVGYGSSYPQQVHHRGASIPADAKTGCKGFEYLHSPNPNPNVATGALVGGPFQNDTFVDSRDNAVQTESSTYNSGTLVGLLSGLVTTSSVAQSFT, encoded by the exons ATGGGGTCCAAGTACACGCGCGGGTGCTGCGGGTGGCTGATCGTGGCGCTGATTGCGGCGCTGGTGGCCACGGCGGCGATGTTCGCCATCATGAAGCGCAAGCCCGGGGGGAGGGGGCGCCACATGAAGCCGCTCCCCGTGCCGGGGCCGCCGGGGGCCATCGACTCCAAGTACGGCGACGCGCTCGGGGTCGCGCTCCAGTTCTTCCAGGTCCAGAAGT CGGGGAAGCTGGAGAACAACCAGATCCCGTGGCGGGGGGACTCAGCACTGACTGATGGGAAGGAAGCGGGGCTGGATCTTTCCAAAGGAATGTATGATGCTGGGGATCATATGAAGTTCACCTTTCCGATGGCGTTCACAGCGACTGTGCTTGCCTGGTCGGTTCTGGAGTACGGGGATCAGATGAGCGCGGCGAAGCAACTGGACCCTGCACTCGATGCGCTCAAGTGGATTACAGATTTCCTTATCGCTGCACATCCGTCTGACAATGTGTTATATATTCAG GTTGGCGATCCTGATCTGGACCACAATTGCTGGGAAAGGCCGGAAacaatgactgagaaaagaccACTCACACAGATTAGCAAGAAGTCTCCTGGATCAGATGTTGCTGCCGAGGCAGCAGCTGCTATGGCAGCAGCTTCAATGGTCTTCAAATCCAGTGATACTACGTATTCTGACGTGCTTCTTCAACATGCCCAGAAGCTATTTACTTTTGCTGATACTTATAGAGGCCTCTCAAGTGAAAGTTATCCAAAGCTCCAAGACTTCTATAATTCCACTGGTTATGTTGATGAACTTCTATGGGCAGCAAGTTGGCTCTATCATGCCACAGGAGACCAGACGTATCTCAGTTATGTAACTGTACAGAATGGAAAAACTTATGCTGATTGGGGAAGGCCAACATGGTTCAGTTGGGATGACAAAAATCCAGGCACACAG GTCCTTCTGTCTAGACTAAATTTCTTTGGCTCCAAACAGATATCTAATGCTGAAAATGAGGGGTTAAAATCGTATAGAGATACCGCAGAAGCTGTCATTTGTGGTCTGATTCCAGATTCCCCGCAAGCCACTGCTAGCAGAACTGGAG GAGGGTTGATCTGGATAAGCGGGTGGAATTCTCTCCAGCATGCCACGAATGCTGCATTTCTAGCTCTTGTTTACAGCGACTACATGCTCTCAACACGGACAGCGGAAGTGCAGTGCAGTGGAAAGTACTACAGCCCTACTGATATACGCAATTTTGCTGCATCACAG GCTAATTACATCTTGGGAGACAATCCTATGAAGCTTAGCTACCTTGTTGGATATGGGAGCAGCTATCCACAGCAAGTACACCACAGAGGAGCGTCAATCCCTGCAGATGCAAAAACAGGCTGCAAAGGATTTGAGTATCTCCATTCACCCAATCCAAACCCAAATGTGGCAACGGGTGCCCTGGTGGGTGGTCCATTCCAGAATGACACTTTTGTCGACTCTCGGGATAATGCTGTACAGACGGAGTCCAGCACTTACAACAGTGGCACTCTTGTCGGTCTGCTTTCCGGTCTGGTCACCACTTCCTCTGTGGCACAGTCATTCACCTAG
- the LOC112883489 gene encoding seipin-2-like, with amino-acid sequence MTTHPTDRPPMDDDDPSAATASSSPTYDDTFFDVLDSLPSPFPSPSPSPSPPHAPSSSTLRRRRRRAKIQKQPDPVPSASPSVSEATSTVTAVEDEPLKPDSSEATSAAPRTDPPPVEEEGEEDEEALEKAKDADVEAPVPAPTPSPAPSILEYLAVLVVKAVVFQVSALISCLTFPVRLLQWWFLFVTDPLGLARRARAWALGLAGDAAGALTARLGGGDGVGKVAQRLLWGSLWAVYVCVVLCALLVMAFLGGGLLVGRIVEKPVQVTETLNFDYTKPSPMAFVSVPRLVPPNQRMQLEVSLTLPESDYNRRLGVFQVKAEFLSADGKVISTSSQPCMLKFKSAHMHFIETFLRSVSLLSGYSSESQVIRLKMRGITEGLEPTTGVRIVLGQRAEFGPGAGIPEIYAASLKLEAELPLFKRLLWNWRWTLFVWSSMGLFLFELLFTLVCCRPCIFPRSGHNVAAP; translated from the exons ATGACAACCCATCCCACCGATCGCCCGCCCATGGACGACGACGACccgtccgccgccaccgcctcttCCTCCCCCACCTACGACGACACCTTCTTCGATGTCCTTGATTCGCTTCCCTcccccttcccttccccttccccttccccttcccctccccacgctccctcctcctccaccctccgccgccgccgccgccgtgcaaaAATTCAAAAGCAACCCGACCCCGTCCCCTCCGCTTCTCCCTCGGTCTCCGAAGCCACCTCCACCGTCACAGCCGTCGAAGACGAACCTCTCAAGCCTGACTCATCCGAGgccaccagcgccgccccccgcaCTGATCCGCCCCCcgtggaggaggaaggggaggaggatgaggaggcgCTTGAGAAGGCCAAGGATGCTGATGTTGAGGCGCCTGTTCCTGCGCCGACACCATCGCCGGCCCCGAGCATTCTCGAGTACCTCGCCGTGCTCGTCGTTAAGGCGGTGGTCTTCCAGGTCAGCGCGCTCATCAGCTGCCTAACGTTCCCGGTCCGGCTGCTGCAATGGTGGTTCCTCTTCGTGACCGACCCGCTCGGTCTGGCCCGGCGAGCGAGGGCGTGGGCGCTCGGTTTGGCTGGGGACGCCGCGGGCGCTCTGACCGCGCGGCTTGGAGGTGGGGATGGCGTGGGGAAGGTGGCGCAGAGGCTGTTGTGGGGGTCGCTCTGGGCTGTGTACGTCTGTGTGGTTCTGTGTGCGCTGCTGGTTATGGCGTTCCTGGGAGGGGGGCTCTTGGTGGGAAGAATTGTGGAGAAGCCTGTTCAGGTGACTGAGACCCTGAACTTCGATTACACCAAGCCTAGCCCAATGGCGTTTGTATCGGTGCCGCGGTTGGTGCCGCCAAATCAGCGAATGCAGCTTGAGGTATCCCTGACACTGCCGGAGTCTGATTACAACCGGAGGCTCGGTGTTTTCCAG GTAAAGGCAGAGTTCCTATCTGCAGATGGCAAAGTGATCTCAACATCGAGTCAACCATGCATGCTAAAGTTCAAGAGCGCTCACATGCACTTCATAGAGACATTTCTCCGAAGTGTTTCCCTCTTGTCTGGCTACTCCTCAGAATCCCAGGTTATTAGACTAAAAATGAGGGGTATCACTGAGGGTCTGGAACCAACAACTGGTGTGAGGATAGTCCTGGGACAAAGAGCAGAGTTTGGTCCTGGTGCGGGCATCCCGGAGATCTATGCTGCATCACTCAAGCTTGAGGCTGAACTCCCTCTTTTCAAGAGGTTACTCTGGAACTGGAGGTGGACCCTTTTTGTTTGGAGCAGTATGGGGCTCTTTCTTTTCGAATTGCTGTTTACACTTGTGTGCTGTAGACCTTGTATATTTCCCAGGAGCGGACACAATGTTGCTGCTCCGTAG
- the LOC112881180 gene encoding HVA22-like protein i: MAVSFITRLLTLVLCYAYPAYDCYKTLELSTPQMEQLRFWCQYWILLAFLTALERFADCALSWLPMYGEAKLALVVYLWHPNTMGAGRVYDDFLRPFLAAHEGGIDRGLLELRARAADATASHLQAAVALGRAGLLDAVRRVSSRLQLPATGSPDGQQVQ, translated from the exons ATGGCGGTATCATTCATCACCAGACTCCTAAC GTTGGTCCTATGCTACGCCTACCCGGCGTACGACTGCTACAAGACGCTAGAACTGAGCACGCCGCAGATGGAACAGCTGCGATTCTGGTGCCAGTACTG GATTCTGCTTGCGTTCCTGACGGCTCTCGAGAGGTTCGCCGATTGCGCGCTCTCGTGGCTGCCCATGTACGGCGAGGCGAAGCTCGCGCTCGTCGTGTACCTCTGGCACCCAAACACAATG GGCGCGGGGCGTGTCTACGACGACTTCCTCCGGCCGTTCCTGGCGGCGCACGAGGGGGGCATCGACCGCGGCCTCCTGGAGCTGAGGGCCCGCGCCGCGGACGCGACGGCGTCGCACCTCCAGGCGGCCGTGGCGCTCGGGCGGGCGGGCCTGCTCGACGCCGTCCGCCGCGTTTCGTCGCGGCTGCAGCTGCCGGCGACTGGAAGCCCCGACGGGCAGCAGGTGCAGTGA
- the LOC112881899 gene encoding probable serine/threonine-protein kinase PBL19 — MSCLGWFKRRSRSGGSSSGQRGASAPPSSGPATTTTTTVSGVSTSRSDDSGAVRPVSKSAGSAASSQSQRSISSLYEERGHGQLRVFDYEELQAATADFGRAQKLGEGGFGSVYKGFVRAADGKGDRIPVAVKKLNQRSLQGHKQWLAEVQFLGVLEHPNLVKLLGYCAVDSERGAQRLLVYEFMPNKSLEDHLFRRANPPLSWNKRLQVILGAAEGLAYLHEGVEVQVIYRDFKTSNILLDKDFRAKLSDFGLAREGPTGANTHVSTAVVGTQGYAAPEYIDSGHLTAKSDVFSFGVVLYEILTGRRSLDRNKPAAEQKMLEWVAQFPPDSRNFRVIMDPRLRGEYSVKAAREIAKLADSCLLKNAKERPTMGEVVEVLRRAVQAAEPDSRSPGAGAGAVKGRRADAAAPSRR; from the exons ATGAGCTGCCTGGGCTGGTTCAAGCGGAGGTCGAGGAGCGGCGGGTCGTCGTCGGGGCAGCGGGGGGCGtcggcgccgccgtcgtcggGCCCGGCGACCACGACGACGACCACGGTGTCGGGGGTGAGCACGAGCCGGTCGGACGACTCCGGCGCGGTGCGGCCGGTGAGCAAGTCGGCGGGGTCGGCCGCCTCGTCGCAGTCGCAGCGGAGCATCTCGTCGCTGTACGaggagcggggccacggccagctgCGGGTGTTCGACTACGAGGAGCTCCAGGCCGCCACCGCCGACTTCGGCCGCGCGCAGAAGCTCGGCGAGGGCGGCTTCGGCAGCGTCTACAAGGGCTTCGTCCGCGCGGCCGACGGCAAGGGGGACCGCATCCCCGTCGCCGTCAAGAAGCTCAACCAGCGCAGCCTGCAG GGACATAAGCAGTGGCTGGCAGAAGTACAGTTTCTTGGTGTTCTGGAGCACCCAAATCTTGTAAAGTTACTTGGATATTGCGCTGTTGACTCCGAAAGAGGGGCACAAAGATTGTTAGTCTACGAATTTATGCCGAACAAGAGCTTGGAAGACCACTTGTTCAGGCGAGCTAATCCTCCTCTATCGTGGAACAAAAGGCTTCAGGTTATCTTGGGTGCTGCAGAAGGATTGGCCTACCTGCACGAGGGGGTAGAAGTCCAG GTAATCTACCGGGACTTCAAGACGTCGAACATTTTACTGGACAAGGACTTCAGAGCCAAGCTGTCAGACTTCGGACTAGCCAGGGAAGGACCAACTGGAGCAAACACCCACGTCTCAACTGCG GTCGTCGGGACACAAGGGTACGCGGCGCCGGAGTACATCGACTCGGGGCACCTGACGGCGAAGAGCGACGTGTTTAGCTTCGGCGTGGTGCTGTACGAGATCCTGACGGGGCGGCGGTCGCTGGACCGGAACAagccggcggcggagcagaaGATGCTGGAGTGGGTGGCCCAGTTCCCGCCGGACAGCCGCAACTTCCGGGTGATCATGGACCCCAGGCTCCGCGGCGAGTACTCGGTGAAGGCCGCGCGGGAGATCGCCAAGCTGGCCGACAGCTGCCTGCTCAAGAACGCCAAGGAGCGGCCCACCATGGGCGAGGTGGTCGAGGTGCTCAGGCGCGCCGTGCAGGCGGCCGAGCCGGATAGCCGGtcgcccggcgccggcgccggcgccgtcaAGGGGAGGAGAGCGGACGCGGCCGCGCCGTCCAGGAGGTGA